From a single Miscanthus floridulus cultivar M001 chromosome 8, ASM1932011v1, whole genome shotgun sequence genomic region:
- the LOC136468571 gene encoding uncharacterized protein — protein MRLTNLMEQMVRNGDTNLTEERVVEKFLRCMPRKYAQIIMLIKMLLNFKQVTIKDMIERLKAMQDHEERPHIEPSVVGARSRGGGESPSFPLSVSASSIHLHLDELRAHAFLGKGTDNDKIDGWYLDIGATHHMTGRREFFFNLDSGVKGSINFGDASAVEIKGVGLIIFKAKMGEHRLLTSVYYILALRNSINIGQLDENGSWVEIEDIMLRIWDRSRRLLAKVNRGSNHLYVLHVQVAHPLCLAMH, from the exons ATGCGGCTGACCAACCTGATGGAGCAGATGGTGCGCAACGGCGACACCAACCTCACGGAGGAGCGCGTGGTGGAGAAATTCCTCCGTTGCATGCCGAGGAAGTACGCGCAGATCATCATGTTGATCAAGATGCTCCTCAACTTCAAGCAGGTCACcatcaaggacatgatcgagAGGCTAAAGGCAATGCAGGACCACGAGGAGAGGCCTCACATCGAGCCAAGCGTCGTCGGAG CGAGAAGTAGAGGAGGGGGTGAAAGTCCAAGCTTTCCCCTTTCCGTGTCGGCTAGCTCCATACATCTCCACCTCGATGAACTACGCGCCCACGCCTTCCTCGGCAAAGGCACAGATAATGACAAGATTGATGGCTGGTACCTCGACATCGGTGCCACGCACCACATGACTGGTCGTCGTGAGTTCTTCTTCAACCTAGACTCAGGCGTGAAGGGATCCATCAATTTCGGTGATGCCTCCGCTGTTGAGATCAAGGGAGTCGGCTTGATCATCTTCAAGGCCAAGATGGGGGAGCACCGCCTCCTCACCAGCGTGTACTACATCTTGgccttgaggaactccatcaacaTCGGGCAGCTAGATGAGAATGGCTCGTGGGTAGAGATCGAGGACATCATGTTACGTATCTGGGATAGAAGCCGTcgccttctcgccaaggtgaatCGGGGAAGCAATCACCTTTACGTGCTTCATGTGCAGGTGGCGCACCCCCTTTGCCTTGCCATGCACTAG
- the LOC136475750 gene encoding CRIB domain-containing protein RIC10-like, with protein sequence MAIKMKGIFKGLKIISQMFVHKEHEMEIGYPTDVKHVAHIGLGTSDTSPSWMAEFKGTDDLSAGSVSTAAQSRQTSWASADFEQPRSMVPIEMFQDNRPGQENADMPPRGARKARRKKNRASSPASSARSSSSRSRASFATAYDAFSESQRGFRVA encoded by the exons ATGGCGATAAAGATGAAGGGGATCTTCAAAGGGCTGAAGATAATTTCTCAAATGTTTG TGCACAAGGAGCATGAGATGGAGATTGGGTACCCTACAGATGTAAAGCATGTGGCTCACATAGGTCTGGGCACCAGTGACACATCTCCAAGCTGG ATGGCTGAATTCAAGGGAACAGATGATTTATCAGCAGGCTCTGTGAGCACAGCTGCGCAGTCAAGGCAGACTTCTTGGGCTTCTGCAG ACTTTGAACAGCCAAGAAGCATGGTGCCAATTGAGATGTTCCAGGACAACAGGCCCGGGCAAGAGAACGCAGACATGCCACCAAGGGGGGCGAGGaaggcgaggaggaagaagaacaggGCGTCGTCGCCTGCTTCGTCAGCAAGGTCATCTTCCTCGAGGTCCAGAGCCTCATTTGCGACGGCGTACGATGCCTTCAGCGAGTCACAGAGAGGGTTCCGGGTCGCCTGA
- the LOC136475746 gene encoding early nodulin-like protein 18 produces MAKSSSYGLAFACFAIAAAVAGGTQFTVGGANGWSVPTAGAEPFNTWAERTRFQIGDSLVFVYPKDQDSVLLVEPADYNACNTSSYVKKFDDGDTVVTLDRSGPLFFISGVEANCRANEKLIVMVLAARSNGTGGGAQAPSTAPPPASPASPPPASSTPPPPSSPAPKGAPTTGSPPAPPVNSAPPPASAPTKTPRTPPAASSSPPAPSASSPPPASSTPPPPPAPAGAPQAPPAPSASSPAPSAHGSTTNSTGTASSPPAGSKDKNGAALTVATGLASSFGACILGYAMLAL; encoded by the exons ATGGCGAAGTCAAGTAGCTACGGTCTTGCGTTTGCTTGCTTCGCCATTGCCGCTGCGGTCGCCGGCGGAACGCAGTTCACGGTCGGCGGCGCCAATGGCTGGAGCGTGCCCACCGCCGGCGCGGAGCCCTTCAACACTTGGGCGGAGAGGACGAGGTTTCAGATCGGAGACTCCCTAG TGTTCGTGTACCCCAAGGACCAGGACTCGGTGCTGCTGGTGGAGCCGGCGGACTACAACGCCTGCAACACGTCGTCGTACGTGAAGAAGTTCGACGACGGCGACACCGTGGTCACGCTCGACCGCTCCGGCCCGCTCTTCTTCATCAGCGGCGTGGAGGCCAACTGCCGCGCCAACGAGAAGCTCATCGTCATGGTCCTCGCCGCCCGCAGCAAcggcaccggcggcggcgcgcaggctccgagcacggcgccgccgccggcgtcacCGGCATCGCCCCCTCCCGCCAGCTCCACCCCGCCCCCGCCGTCGTCGCCCGCTCCTAAGGGCGCCCCGACCACGGGGTCGCCACCGGCGCCGCCAGTCAATTCGGCTCCGCCTCCGGCCTCTGCTCCCACCAAGACACCGAGAACGCCGCCGGCCGCATCGTCGTCACCCCCTGCTCCGAGCGCATCGTCGCCTCCTCCGGCGTCGTCAACCCCACCGCCGCCACCAGCCCCGGCCGGTGCCCCGCAGGCACCGCCGGCGCCCTCGGCGAGCTCTCCGGCTCCGAGCGCACATGGGTCGACGACTAACTCGACGGGCACAGCATCGTCGCCTCCCGCCGGCTCCAAGGACAAGAACGGCGCCGCCCTCACGGTGGCCACAGGCTTGGCCAGCTCCTTCGGGGCCTGCATCCTTGGCTACGCCATGCTTGCTCTATGA